The Lates calcarifer isolate ASB-BC8 linkage group LG18, TLL_Latcal_v3, whole genome shotgun sequence region AACAAATATTTGGTCATCGGAGGATGTGTAACTATTTTAGTGTTTCATAGTGTTTCATATTTAATAAGTCAAATCAAACTCCTGAGAAGCATAAACAGTACAGAAATTGCTCAGTAAGATAATCATCCTGTTCCCAATCTGGGCGTCAAAAACATCAGTCCCTTTACTCATAAGCAAACTTTAGATAAATGCTAAAGCGCAAGCTGCAGTTTTTGAATACCAAAGCCATAGACAGATATCAAGCTGCTTTTCTATtgcttttaaatgtcaaatcCAAAAATCACACCATAGCACCACCTGTCACAGTTTGACTGACATGAATCTTGCTCTTCACCAACTCTGTTACATTTGACGTAATTAAAGATATCACTCAGACCTTGGCAGTATgttacagcaacaaaaaatgaactCTGAAGGCTTTAAAGGGcttttttacattcatttttcttAAGTGGACATGTGCTGCTGAACAATGGGACCAGAAAGCTACAGACAGCTACAGCTGTTGACCATATTCTTGATTGCAAAGTCTAATTGGTTTGAGAAAGACTTTTtaccttaaaggaatagttctggttaatagattttttttgtttcttgtcaACTGACTCTCATATTTGTTccttaaatatgaagctacagaaTGTAGCCAGTTAGCGTAGCTCAGCATAAATACTAGAAACgggggggaaacagctaacctccacctaccaacacctcattaattaaaacacacacatacgagAGTGGAATGAGCGCATTTCCCAAAACATTAAACTACTCGATAAACTTTTCTAGCTGCTTAGGCTCCATGTCATTTCGTCCTTTTGTACTGTGAATGCATGAACTTACAATAGTAAGAAAAACATAGCTTTTTGCAGGATAATGAAGCTTCTGTGCTGACTAGGCCAGTATCAATTTACATAATTGATATTATCTTCAATTAAGAAATATATATGTCTGGTCCCCCAAGGCCTCGTTATCAGCTTTTGGTCCTGACTGTGGAAGAGCAAACATAAGTGCACTTTGGGGACGGAAAGGACACTTTCAAACCTGTGGGAATGTGCAAGACTTAAACGAAAAAAGTGCATGTGATGAGTGAGGGTGTGTTAACTAATTTAGTATTTTAATCTGAATTGTCTCCGCTGCTTCGGTTCTGACCTTTTTCACTAAAGGAATCAAAAAGAAAATCCCTCCTTCATAACACCAGGAACACGCTCAGACTGCTACACACAGTATTTCTAAATATTTAAACCCAAAGACCGCAAAGCAAACTAagtaatatactgtaaactAAATATTCTTCATGACTGTACTATACACAGTAATCTCCCTTCAAGATGCCTGCAGAGGAACAAATATTGTGCTTCAGTCATCTTGATTCAGCTTTATATATACATAATCTAATAAAAAACTAGATGTAGATGTATACAGGGTCATGTGGGAGTAAATTTTGATGCATCACAGAGCAGATTTGCTCAGAGCACTGAATgatctttccctttctctccccaGATAAGGAACCACCACTCACTGGGAGAATGATCTAACTCTGGTAATCAGAGGAGGAGTACAGATGCTGAATCCAAGAAGAGACGCACCATGACTCAGGAACTGTAGtgatcctgaaaaaaaaaacaaaaaacatacatcaTTAGAACTTGAATTTATGTTTGTCAGATGAGATGCTTATACGATCCTGATTCAAGTGCTGTGCGTCTGACTGACCTGAATTGAGCTAACTACGCCACTGGCCATGACGGAGAGTTTTCCCGCAACAGAGCGTACTCCCAGTTTGAGCTGCGACATGTCGGGAGCGCTGGGCAGCACGTTGGTCAGACGGTACGAACTCGCTATGTacacaagacaaagaaaaaacagacacatattaCCCCATTTTGTCTTTAGGtaattacacacacaggcatttaaAGTGATGGTGCAGTGGTCTCTCACCAGTTTGCTTCTTTGGATCATCAAAAAGGTCAGCTGAACTTATAGAGGCGCTGCCAGCAAATCTTTCCAGTCGCGTCTTGGCTTCGTACTAAAGAACAGCAATACagacaattttttttatatttccacCAGTAGTTCATCCAAACCTAGCTCATAATATCAACGAGAGGTCTTCACAGGTTTACTCGGCTCTGAGCAACCAAGGAACCAAGACCCAGTCGGTAAAGTTACACTCAAGTTTAATCAGGTCTTGTCTTCGGGTGTTTAAGTTAATATGTGTGATACCTGAGTCATGCTTACAGCAGATGAATATATTTTAGGAaatcttagtgtgtgaaaaatgttgCTATTTAATGACAATTATATTTTAGAATTTGATTCACAGATATTAAATTGGTTAGAAAATGATTATTATGTGTTATGCAGCTAAAAATAAGACTTTCAATTAGTCTTTCAACCATTAGTCTTTCATGCACATGAAGAAATAATTTTTACATTAGTTTAAATGACTTTAGATTTATTCTTAGGAATATATTATTACATTGTAGTTTTCTTAACTGATGTTATATCAAGCTGCTGCATTGACTAATAATCCTCATGTCCCCTTTGGATTGAGTCACTGTTTTTTCCACAGGTctgtttcagacattttgtaCCTGTGAGGACTTCTAATACTAACAACTGCAAACACTCACAAGTACTTTCTTAAAGGTTTAGACTTTTTTGACTGACTATGGCTCCcagcacaagaaaaaaaacacacagtatgcaGGTCCACTCAGTAATCATGCACAACACAATATGTATAATTAGATGAGAGTGTGTACCTCAGAGTTTTCTTGTTTCCCAAagtacatttcagaggagatgGCCTTGACCTCATCTCCAAACTTTTTCCGAGCCTCTCCTGTGTCTGACACTGGTACTGGTTCTGGTTTCCTCCTGGATGTGGGCCTGATGACAGATAACAATTATATTCTGAACAACCTAAACATTAACTCACATCCTCATATTCTCAAAAACCTACTTAGATAAAACTCATCTGTCATCATGTTTACTCtctaacatacagtacatacacaagGGACATGCAGTGTGAGAGTCTAAACATGTCATTATGTCTATTCTTATTTCAGCCATCATTCAAAAAGAAACTTGACATGTGGTactagaaaaacaaacatgtttttcttcacGTCACATTACCCCACTTCAATACGTGAGACAAGCTTCATCACATACAAACCACTTTGTTTTGAATCAGTGAACCAGagaatttagaaaaaaaaaaaaactatggtGTGATTACAGTGTGGTTCCAATGAAAGTGgataagcagcagcagcaggttgtgCAGACGTCTCAGTGGTGTAAGTGTACATAAGTCATAAGACGCCGTCTCCTACCTGTCGTCAAGTGAAGATATAGAGGACAAGTAGAAGTCCGGCTCTGGTTTCTTGCTCTCCTTCATCCAGCCTCCTCCATCGCCTCCATCGCCCGCCCACCGTGAGGAGAAATTATCAGACGGCTCTGTCTGATCCTCAAACCGAGACAGGACCCTGAGGAAAGAGCAAGATTCATGTCAGTCAAACTGTCGTCATCAACAGCTGGAGAAAAGGCAGATCTTCTGTCCTCAACCGACCTAGAGGTGAAGGACCCTTCATCATTGTCTTCATCAGTGAATCGCCGTCCTTTGTTGCTCTTTGCCCCCAGTGGACTCTCCTGCTCAATGATGTGCATGTCCGATGTCACTGAGTGAGAAACTCCActacagagaggagcagagacagagcgaTCACAAAGTCTTTAATCAGTTACAGGATCATTAGtatctcttcatcatcatcatcatcatcatcatcatcatcatcgtacCTCCTGATGCCTAAACCCATGCCCAGTCTCTCAGCTTGCTCCTTCTTCTTCCCCTCTAATCCCTTCAGCTTCTTCTCctccattttcctctgctgctcaagGTCTTTATAGGTCAGTCGCAGGGACGGAGCGCTGAGAGAAGGAAGAAGGCACATGaggttaaaaatgaaaaaaaaaaaaaaacagcaggggAGCGCAGCAGTGGGATCATATAATGACTAAGCAGAAAACTGaaacctgacctctgaccttctcaGAGAGGACCACATAGAGggtaaaaacacataaaaaaaaaacaaagtaaagacaCGCACATGGAGTCCTCAGGTTGAACACTCTTTTTGGCGCTCGCAGCgctcacttctttctctcttagCTTGTCGGCAGCTTGTGCCTTCTTCTCCAGCTCTGAGAAACTTTGGCTGCTGACCTTCTGAGCGCCCAGACCGCCCTTCTTAGAGGCCAACTGCAAGAGgacacatttcacaaaacagacTGTGAATGCGAATCTATATTAATAAGTTCTGTCGAATCACAAGTACGCAGCGATACAGTAAATCTTCTTTCAAAATACAACTTTGTACATACTGTTTTCTTGGCAGCAGCGGGCTTCTTCTTGAGGAGAGAGGACGGCTCTGGAAAGATTGGAGGACAGAAAAGTTAAATCTCCTCCAATTAAGCAACAActcaaatacaaaaacaaagtctTAAGTAAATGGGAGTAACCTAAGTATGAAGAATATAAACCCACCTGGATTTGTTTTTGGAGAAACACTCAGCATTTCCACACTTGGACCCTCCTCTGGATTACCTGAAAAGGTTTAATGTATAAATGAGAAAGCACATAAATGGTGTTGGGATAAATACAACTAGCTACACTGTTCAGGAGAAACAGTGAATACCATTTTtgtcctcctctttttctgtggTCTCTGATGTGGAGGAGCTGAGACTCATTTTAgccatgttcaaattttcaggAACAGCCTggacattaaacaaacacagacaatgaaaTGACCGATCCCCAGTCACTGTGTGGGTATCCAACAAGTAGATACATGGATAGATGGAAGCTCATTCCTTTACCTGTGTATGCAGACTGAAGAAATCCACCTGCTTGTCCTCTGGTGATGTTGGAGAGAGAGGAGCCTGACTGTCGAGCCACAACTGTGAGAGGACGAGTAAATCTGATTTAACTTTCTGTGGATTTACTCACAGATATGTTTTTTAGGAGAGTGTGATAAGCAAAGAGGTTCTACACAGGAAGCCAACTCAGCTCTGGCTTTCTTTCAAAGGTTTATCTTTATTTTACCTCAGTCCC contains the following coding sequences:
- the arfgap3 gene encoding ADP-ribosylation factor GTPase-activating protein 3; translation: MSEPSKQDISAIFKRLRSIPTNKVCFDCAAKNPSWASITYGVFLCIDCSGTHRSLGVHLSFIRSTELDFNWSWYQLRCMQVGGNASAIAFFNQHGCTASAANAKYNSRAAQLYREKIKNLATQATRRHGTELWLDSQAPLSPTSPEDKQVDFFSLHTQAVPENLNMAKMSLSSSTSETTEKEEDKNGNPEEGPSVEMLSVSPKTNPEPSSLLKKKPAAAKKTLASKKGGLGAQKVSSQSFSELEKKAQAADKLREKEVSAASAKKSVQPEDSIAPSLRLTYKDLEQQRKMEEKKLKGLEGKKKEQAERLGMGLGIRSGVSHSVTSDMHIIEQESPLGAKSNKGRRFTDEDNDEGSFTSRVLSRFEDQTEPSDNFSSRWAGDGGDGGGWMKESKKPEPDFYLSSISSLDDRPTSRRKPEPVPVSDTGEARKKFGDEVKAISSEMYFGKQENSEYEAKTRLERFAGSASISSADLFDDPKKQTASSYRLTNVLPSAPDMSQLKLGVRSVAGKLSVMASGVVSSIQDHYSS